The Acidimicrobiia bacterium genomic interval TGAGCGACACGACGATGCGCTGGACGCGCATGCACCCGGCCGCGCGCGCGGCAGTCGTCGTGACCGCGCTGGTGATCGTCGTGGTCGTCGCGCTCGCCGCGTTGGACTCGGCGACGCGTGGCGCGCAGAACGGCGGCCCCGACTCGTCGTCGCTGTCGACGGCGACGTCCGGGACCGCGGCCTACGCGGAGCTGCTCGCGCGCGCCGGTCATCGCGTGATGCACCAACGCGGCAGTCTCGCCGGCGCGCACCTCGACCCGTCGACGACGCTCGTGCTGCTCGACCCCGATCAGGTGGACCGGGCCGACCTCGACACCGTGCGCTCGTTCGTGCTGCGCGGAGGCCATCTCGTCGCCGGCGGCAGGGATCCCGAGTGGATCCTCGAGCTCGCACCCGAGGACGTCCCCGGCTGGACGCCTCACGGCACGCGCACGGTCAGGGTGACCACACCCGACGGCGACGCGCTCCAGGTCCGCACGGACGGGTCCGGGAGCTGGGTCGAGCCGCACGGCGTGCGTGCGCTCACGTTCTCGCCCGCGCGCAGCGAGGGGCGGGCGGTGCTCCTCGCGGACGCGTCCCCGTTGCAGAACCGTCTCCTCGACCAGGCCGACAACGCCGCGTTCGGGCTCGCGCTCGCCCCGGCCGGGCAGCCCGTCGTCTTCGCGGAGGGTGTGCACGGCTACTCGGGTGCGACGGGCCTGGCCGCGATCCCGTCGCGGTGGAAGGTCGCGCTCGTCACCGTCGCGCTCGCCGCGTTGCTCGCGATGGTCGCCGCAGGACGGCGACTGGGCCCACCCGAGGACCGCGCCCGGGAGCTGCCGCCGCGACGTCGTGCCTACGTCGACGCGCTCGCGAGCACGCTCGCGCGAACGCGGCGTCCCGCCGAGGCACTCGCGCCCGTGCAGCGCGAGATGCGGACGCGCGTCGCGCAACATGCGGGGCTCGAACCCGACGCGTCACCGGACGCGGTACGCGACGCGGCACGGACGCTCGGCTGGGACGTCGAGGAGGTCGACGCGCTGTACGCCCCGCTCGACGACGACCGCCACGTCCTCGCCGCGGGACGCGCGCTCGCACGGGAAAGCGCGAACCGCGGGACATCCACGCGCGACGATCGGCGCGCGAACGCAGGGAGCACGACGTGAGACAGCTGCGCGAACGCGTCAGCAAGGAGATCCGCAAGGTCGTCGTCGGTCAGGACGACGTGGTCGACCTCGTCCTCGCCGCGGTCGCGGTGAACGGCCACGTCCTGCTCGAAGGCGTGCCGGGTGTCGCGAAGACCCTGCTCGCGAGCGCGACGGCACGCGCGCTCGGCGTCGGGTTCGGCCGCGTGCAGTTCACGCCGGACATGCTGCCGTCGGACCTCACCGGGACGATGACGCTGCGGTGGTCTCCCGACTCCCGCGTCCAGGAGCTCGTGTTCCGACCGGGTCCCGTGTTCACGAACGTACTGCTCGCCGACGAGATCAACCGCACGCCGCCCAAGACGCAGGCCGCGCTGCTCGAAGCGATGCAGGAGGCGCAGGTGTCGGTCGAGGGACAGCCGCATCCGTTGCCCGACCCGTTCCTCGTCGTCGCGACCCAGAACCCGATCGAGTACGAGGGCACGTACCCGCTCCCCGAGGCGCAGCTCGACCGCTTCCTCGTGAAGATCGACGTCGGCTACCCCGACGAGGCCGCCGAGCTCGCGCTGCTGCGTCTCGACCACCGCGGCGTGGCACCCGCGACGCTCGACGACGTCGTCGCGGTCACCGACGCCGACGAGCTGCGCGAGCTGCGCGCGACCGTCGACGCCACGACCGTGACCGACGAGGTGCTCGCCTACATCGCGGCGATCGTGCGCCGGACGCGCGAGCTGCCGAGCGTCGCGCTCGGCGCGAGCCCGCGTGCCGCGGTGCACCTGCTCGCGGCGTCGAAGGCGTCGGCGCGCCTGAGCGGGCGCGAGTTCGTGACGCCCGACGACGTCGCGTGGATGGCGCGCCCGGTGCTGCGGCACCGTCTGCAACTGCGGCCCGAGGCGGAGCTCGACCGCTACCAGCCCGACGAAGCGGTGCAGGCCGCGATCGCGTCGGTGCCGGTCCCGCGCTGAGGATCGCGCCGGCATGAGCCCGACGCTCGTCGCCGCGCTCGCGATCGGTGCCGTCCTCGTCATCGCGGTCGGGAACGCGCCGTTGACCGTGACGCGGCGGACGGCGTTGCTGTTGATCGTCGCGGGACTGCTCGCGCTGCCGACGGATGCGCAGGTCGCGCTCCTCGCCGCCGTCGCGGTGGTCGCCGCGTTCGTCGTGGACGCCGTGCTCGCGCGCCGGCCGCCCGTCGTGCGGCGCACGGTTCCGGGCGTGCTCGCGCGCGGCGTTCCCGCGTCGCTGACGGTCGACGCGAGCGCGCCCACCGCCGGTCGGTTGCGCGTCCGTCAGCCCCAGGTCCCCGACATCGCCGTCGACCCGCCCGAGGCGGACGGCGGGCTCGACGCACGCGTCACCGCACGCCGGCGTGGCCGCCACGTCCTCCCTGTCGTCGCGGCGCGAGTCGACGGTCCGCTCCGGCTCGCCTCGTGGTATCGGGAAGGACGCGCGCCCGCGGAGCTCCTCGTGTACCCAGACGTTCCCGCGGCGCGGCGCCTCGCGCTCGCGGTCCGGCGCGGTCGCTTCGGCGACGAAGGGCGCCGCACGCGCGGACCGCTCGGGCTCGGGACCGACTTCGAGTCGATCCGCGAGTACCTCCCCGACGACGACGTCCGTCGCGTGAACTGGCCCGCGTCGCAGCGCGCCGGCCGGCCGATGACGAACCAGTACCGCGTCGAGCAGGACCGCGACGTCGTCTGCGTCGTCGACTGCGGGCGCCTCATGGCCGCGCCCGTCGGCGACGCGACGCGCCTCGACGTCGCGCTCGACGCCGTGACGGCCGTCGCGCTCGTCGCCGACGAGGTCGGTGACCGGGTCGGCGTCGTCGCGTTCGACTCGACGATCCGCCGGGAGCTGCGCCCGCGGCGTGCGGGCGGTGACCGTGTGGTGCGCGCGATCTTCGACCTGGAGCCGACCGACGTCGACGCCGACTACGAGCACGCCTTCCGCCGCATCGGATCGAAGCGCGCGCTCGTCGTCGTGCTGACCGACCTCCTCGAGGAGGCGGCCGCGCAGCCGCTGGTCGACGCGGTGCCCGTCCTCGCGCGCCGTCATGCCGTCGTCGTCGCGGGCGCGACCGATCCCGACCTCACTGCGCTCGTGTCGAACGAGCCCGCCGCGCCCGCCGACGTGTACGCCGCGGCGGTCGCGCTCGACGTCCTTTCCGCGCGGCGCGAGGTCGCGGCGCGGCTGCGTCATGCGGGCGCGGACGTCCTCGAGGCGCCACCCCGGTCGCTGCCCGCGGCGTGCGTCAGCGCGTACCTGCGAGCGAAAGCTCGCGCGCGTCTCTGAGCGAGCGAGCCGGGAGGCGAGCGGAAGCGTGGCCTAGCGGCCCGGCGCCGAAGGCGCCAAGAGCGGAGACATGAGTGGGTCGTCCGGGCGCTCGGGACGGCCGCGCCACCACACCATCGTCCAGAAGGTGCCGCCGAGGACGACGCCGAAGACGATCGCGGGGACGAGCCCGATGCCCGACGTCGAGAGCGAGCCCTCCACGATCCCGGCGACGACGAGACACAGCGCGGTGCCGAGCGCCATCTCGGCCGCGGGCCTCGCCTCCGCGACGAGCGCCGCGCGTCGACGCCGGAGTCCGGGCGCGACGAGGGCCCACCCCATCCGCATCCCGGCCGCGCCCGCCACGATGATGCACGACAGCTCCAGGACGCCGTGCGGGAACGCGAACTCGAACAGCGCGCGCCCGTTGCCCGCGTCGATCGTCAAGCCGAACACCGTCCCGAGCGTCACGCCCTGGTACACGAGCACGACCGCGCTGCCGATCGCGGCGGCGATGCCGGCCGCGAACGCGAGGAACGCGACGCGGATGTTGTTCGTGAAGATCGCGCTGGACGCGGCGGCCTTCTCGTCCGCGGTCAACCCGAAGTTCGCCTTGGCTCGGTCCACGACCGTGCGGAACTCGGACGGCACGAGACCCTGCGCGGCGCCGGGGTCGCGCACCGCCCAGACGCTCGAGAGGAGCCACGGACCCATCAGCAGCACGAACGACGCGAGCAGCAGCCACGGCCGTTCGCGCACGCGCCGCCAGTACCCGGTCGTGACGAAGTGGCGCAGCGTCGACGACCGACGCGAGCTCTCGTAGACGAGCGCACGCGACCGCACGACGAGATCCTCGAGCCGCGACACCACCGCCTCGCCCGGGAACGCGCGTCGAGCGAACGCGAGGTCCGCCGAGGTCGCGCGGTACAGCGTTCCGAGCCGGCGCACGTCGTGCGGCGCCAGGCTCGACGCGCGGCGGCCGGCGCGCCGCACGAGCGAGTCGAGCTCGTCCCACCGCGCCCGGCGCTCGTCGACGAAGCGCTCCAGGTTCACGTCGCCATTGTCCCGCATGCGGCAGGCTGGAGATTCACATGACGTTCGACGATCGGGTCACGATCGCGACGCCCGAGGGCGTCTCCCTCGATCTCGTGCTCGCGGGGCTCGGATCACGGTTCATCGCGACCGCGCTCGACGTCGTCATCGAGCTGGTCCTGTTGATCGCGCTGTATGCCGTGTTCACCGCGACGACGAGCAACGGGTTCGTGCTGGCGATCTTCTCGATCGCGGCCTTCCTGGTGCTCTTCGGGTACGACGTGCTCTTCGAGGTCGCGAACGCGGGCCGGACGCCCGGCAAGCTCGCGGCCGGGCTGCGCGTGCTCCGGCGCGACGGACGACCCGTCGACTTCGTCACGAGCGCCGTCCGCAACATCCTGCGTCTCGTGGACTTCCTGCCGTCGTTCTACGTCATCGGCGCGGTGATGATCGTGGTGACACGCGACCACCAACGCCTGGGCGACATCGCGGCGGGGACGATCGTCGTGCGCGAACGACGCCCGACGATCCGAACGACACCGACGCCGCCGCCCGCGCCGATCTCGGACCAGTCGTATCTCTCGTGGGACGTGAGCGCGATCACACCGGAGGAGCTCGCGACCGTGCGGAGCTTCCTCGCTCGACGCGCGTCGATCACACCCGCGGCGCGTGCGCAGCTCGGATGGGAGCTGTCGGCGCGCCTGCGCCCCAAGGTCGGCGGGCCCCACGACCAGTGGCAGCCGGAGCAGTTCCTCGAGGCGATCGTCGCGGCCAAGGCGGCACGCGGCTGAAGGCGAGCGAGCCGGGGGAGGCGCCGGGACCGGGCGACGCAGCCGGTACGCTCCTCGTCCGTGGTCGTACCGGCTGGGTCGACTCCGATCGGGCGTCGCGGGGTCCACCCGCGTTCTTCCCGCGTCTCCGCGATCGCGACGAAGCAGACCGTCGACGCGGGTCGCCTGCGCGCCGCCGGCGCGGCGATGCTCGGCATCGCGGTCGTCCGGCCGATGCTCCCTATCCAGCCCGGCCTGCGGTGCCCGTTGCGGACGTTGACCGGGGTGCCGTGCCCCTTCTGCGGGATGACGCGCGCGGTGACCGACGTGGTGCACGGCGAGCTCGCGAAGTCGCTCGTCATGAACCCGGCCGGCGTCGTCGCGGTCGCGATCGCCGTCGCGTTGCTGGTCGCGTGGCGCGTCCGTCGGATCACGTACGCGACGTGGCTGATCCCCGTCGTCCTCGCGCTCATGTGGTCGTACCAGCTGTTCAAGTACGCGACCGGGCGTCCCCTCTGAGCGGTCACCGAGCACGCACCCACCCGTCACCGAACAGGAGCTCCCGATGACGCAGCCGCCGCCGTCCGAGCCGCCCGAGGGGCCGGGCTCGAACCCACCGCCGCCGCCTCCGCCGCCAGCTCCTCCTCCCCCGCCGCCTCCCGGAGAGTCCGGTTGGGGGGCACCGCCGCCGCCACCTCCGCCGCCCGGTGGCCCGGGTGGTCAAGGGTGGGGACCGCCCCCGATGCCCGGTCAGTGGCAGGGACCGCCGCCGGGCGCGACGGGCCCGTCGGGACCGCGCGCCGGCTTCGGGACCCGATTCGCCGGCGCGCTCATCGACGGCATCAT includes:
- a CDS encoding RDD family protein, with translation MTFDDRVTIATPEGVSLDLVLAGLGSRFIATALDVVIELVLLIALYAVFTATTSNGFVLAIFSIAAFLVLFGYDVLFEVANAGRTPGKLAAGLRVLRRDGRPVDFVTSAVRNILRLVDFLPSFYVIGAVMIVVTRDHQRLGDIAAGTIVVRERRPTIRTTPTPPPAPISDQSYLSWDVSAITPEELATVRSFLARRASITPAARAQLGWELSARLRPKVGGPHDQWQPEQFLEAIVAAKAARG
- a CDS encoding MoxR family ATPase; translation: MRQLRERVSKEIRKVVVGQDDVVDLVLAAVAVNGHVLLEGVPGVAKTLLASATARALGVGFGRVQFTPDMLPSDLTGTMTLRWSPDSRVQELVFRPGPVFTNVLLADEINRTPPKTQAALLEAMQEAQVSVEGQPHPLPDPFLVVATQNPIEYEGTYPLPEAQLDRFLVKIDVGYPDEAAELALLRLDHRGVAPATLDDVVAVTDADELRELRATVDATTVTDEVLAYIAAIVRRTRELPSVALGASPRAAVHLLAASKASARLSGREFVTPDDVAWMARPVLRHRLQLRPEAELDRYQPDEAVQAAIASVPVPR
- a CDS encoding DUF58 domain-containing protein, producing the protein MSPTLVAALAIGAVLVIAVGNAPLTVTRRTALLLIVAGLLALPTDAQVALLAAVAVVAAFVVDAVLARRPPVVRRTVPGVLARGVPASLTVDASAPTAGRLRVRQPQVPDIAVDPPEADGGLDARVTARRRGRHVLPVVAARVDGPLRLASWYREGRAPAELLVYPDVPAARRLALAVRRGRFGDEGRRTRGPLGLGTDFESIREYLPDDDVRRVNWPASQRAGRPMTNQYRVEQDRDVVCVVDCGRLMAAPVGDATRLDVALDAVTAVALVADEVGDRVGVVAFDSTIRRELRPRRAGGDRVVRAIFDLEPTDVDADYEHAFRRIGSKRALVVVLTDLLEEAAAQPLVDAVPVLARRHAVVVAGATDPDLTALVSNEPAAPADVYAAAVALDVLSARREVAARLRHAGADVLEAPPRSLPAACVSAYLRAKARARL
- a CDS encoding stage II sporulation protein M, whose translation is MNLERFVDERRARWDELDSLVRRAGRRASSLAPHDVRRLGTLYRATSADLAFARRAFPGEAVVSRLEDLVVRSRALVYESSRRSSTLRHFVTTGYWRRVRERPWLLLASFVLLMGPWLLSSVWAVRDPGAAQGLVPSEFRTVVDRAKANFGLTADEKAAASSAIFTNNIRVAFLAFAAGIAAAIGSAVVLVYQGVTLGTVFGLTIDAGNGRALFEFAFPHGVLELSCIIVAGAAGMRMGWALVAPGLRRRRAALVAEARPAAEMALGTALCLVVAGIVEGSLSTSGIGLVPAIVFGVVLGGTFWTMVWWRGRPERPDDPLMSPLLAPSAPGR
- a CDS encoding DUF4350 domain-containing protein, whose product is MSDTTMRWTRMHPAARAAVVVTALVIVVVVALAALDSATRGAQNGGPDSSSLSTATSGTAAYAELLARAGHRVMHQRGSLAGAHLDPSTTLVLLDPDQVDRADLDTVRSFVLRGGHLVAGGRDPEWILELAPEDVPGWTPHGTRTVRVTTPDGDALQVRTDGSGSWVEPHGVRALTFSPARSEGRAVLLADASPLQNRLLDQADNAAFGLALAPAGQPVVFAEGVHGYSGATGLAAIPSRWKVALVTVALAALLAMVAAGRRLGPPEDRARELPPRRRAYVDALASTLARTRRPAEALAPVQREMRTRVAQHAGLEPDASPDAVRDAARTLGWDVEEVDALYAPLDDDRHVLAAGRALARESANRGTSTRDDRRANAGSTT
- a CDS encoding DUF2752 domain-containing protein — its product is MVVPAGSTPIGRRGVHPRSSRVSAIATKQTVDAGRLRAAGAAMLGIAVVRPMLPIQPGLRCPLRTLTGVPCPFCGMTRAVTDVVHGELAKSLVMNPAGVVAVAIAVALLVAWRVRRITYATWLIPVVLALMWSYQLFKYATGRPL